One Halobaculum roseum DNA segment encodes these proteins:
- a CDS encoding topoisomerase DNA-binding C4 zinc finger domain-containing protein codes for MPETATVLAGDCTTSFETTTGDERTQRGRVVVLAKPDRTVLVHDRSGYQPVTWLTRPDSLTVEADDDGFAVTAHDAGRTLSVRSHDAGEVVELPVGAAGVPVGECPAPGCGAAMVRAGGDVVCLGCGDSYGLPSGATVRDDAACDDCGLPTMTVERGESLDLCIDYACDSLTEAVRGVLDRRFDCPDCGRDLRVREHRGRAFLGCDGYPDCETAFSVPAGVFAGECACGLPRFETATGVRCLDGACESDRPADPDAEHGP; via the coding sequence ATGCCGGAGACCGCAACCGTCCTCGCGGGCGACTGCACCACCAGCTTCGAGACGACGACCGGCGACGAGCGCACCCAGCGCGGGCGCGTGGTCGTCCTCGCCAAACCCGACCGTACCGTCCTCGTTCACGACCGATCGGGGTACCAGCCGGTCACGTGGTTGACCCGCCCGGACTCGCTGACCGTCGAGGCCGACGACGACGGCTTCGCCGTCACGGCCCACGACGCCGGGCGGACCCTCTCGGTCCGATCGCACGACGCGGGCGAGGTGGTGGAGCTGCCGGTCGGCGCCGCCGGCGTTCCCGTCGGCGAGTGCCCGGCCCCCGGCTGTGGCGCGGCGATGGTGCGCGCCGGCGGCGACGTGGTCTGTCTCGGGTGCGGCGACTCCTACGGGCTCCCGTCGGGCGCGACGGTCCGCGACGACGCGGCCTGTGACGACTGCGGGCTCCCGACGATGACCGTCGAGCGCGGCGAGTCGCTGGACCTGTGTATCGACTACGCGTGCGACTCGCTGACCGAGGCCGTCCGCGGCGTCCTCGACCGCCGCTTCGACTGCCCCGACTGCGGGCGCGACCTCCGGGTCCGCGAGCACCGCGGCCGGGCGTTCCTCGGCTGTGACGGCTACCCCGACTGCGAGACGGCGTTCTCGGTGCCCGCGGGCGTGTTCGCGGGCGAGTGCGCCTGCGGCCTCCCCCGGTTCGAGACCGCGACCGGCGTGCGCTGTCTCGACGGCGCCTGCGAGTCGGACCGGCCGGCCGACCCCGACGCCGAGCACGGCCCCTGA
- a CDS encoding HAD family hydrolase encodes MSESSDSDAPEAADGTDSPQVTDSANTSDSSTADRPDSAPGTVQTEAGTAASVVVCFDMDGVLVDSEDYWHVAEREEILPRVLADGSRTPDLDEVTGMYYGEIYDYLAEHYEVVVDKDAFMSLYEETAESIYGERVELLAGAREFVADLRGEGVPVALVSSSPRDWIETVLDRFDLEFDLIAPAEEFDGPGKPEPGLYEAAIRDLGGTVDRAVAIEDSANGVLAAARSGAYTIAVRDDHNRDSDLSPADEVVDREDPAALYEAVRHSTRTIRESVSGNSGNSG; translated from the coding sequence ATGTCCGAATCGTCCGACAGCGACGCTCCGGAAGCGGCTGACGGGACCGACTCCCCCCAGGTCACCGACTCGGCGAACACGAGCGACTCCTCGACGGCCGACCGCCCCGACTCCGCGCCGGGAACCGTCCAGACGGAGGCGGGAACCGCCGCGTCCGTCGTCGTCTGTTTCGACATGGACGGCGTCCTCGTCGACTCCGAGGACTACTGGCACGTCGCCGAGCGCGAGGAGATCCTCCCGCGGGTGCTCGCCGACGGTTCTCGGACTCCCGACCTCGACGAGGTAACGGGGATGTACTACGGCGAGATCTACGACTACCTCGCCGAGCACTACGAGGTGGTCGTCGACAAGGACGCGTTCATGTCGCTGTACGAGGAGACCGCGGAATCGATCTACGGCGAGCGCGTCGAGCTGTTGGCGGGCGCCCGGGAGTTCGTCGCCGACCTCCGGGGCGAGGGGGTGCCGGTCGCGCTCGTCTCGTCGTCGCCGCGCGACTGGATCGAGACGGTCCTCGACCGCTTCGACCTCGAGTTCGACCTGATCGCGCCTGCCGAGGAGTTCGACGGTCCGGGTAAACCCGAGCCAGGGCTGTACGAGGCGGCGATCCGCGATCTCGGCGGAACGGTCGACCGGGCGGTCGCGATCGAGGACTCCGCGAACGGGGTACTCGCGGCCGCCCGCTCGGGCGCGTACACGATCGCCGTCCGCGACGACCACAACCGCGACAGCGACCTCTCGCCCGCGGACGAGGTCGTCGACCGGGAGGACCCGGCGGCGCTGTACGAGGCCGTGCGTCACTCGACGCGGACGATCCGTGAGTCCGTCTCGGGCAACAGCGGCAACTCGGGGTAG
- a CDS encoding DEAD/DEAH box helicase produces MKVADAVPKFADAFGFEEFNRMQREALPAILERDENVVAAAPTASGKTALAELAICETLENDGTALFIAPLRALTNEKEAEWDRFEELGYSVYVVTGERDLNPRRAERADILVMTPEKTDSATRKHESARYDFINDVDCCVIDEVHLLDSDKRGAVLEVTVSRLRRICDPRVVALSATMPNVGDVAEWLDAPPETTFEFGDEYRPVDLETGVKTYTHGDNSFADKYRRLYRALDLAEPHIREEGQALVFVSSRQDTVMAAKKARDEVGERDLEMGARGDYDFHNAAKELDNDTLRHSVVDGVAFHHAGLSKNDKDRVERWFKEGKIQLLFSTSTLAWGVNLPARCVVIRDTKYHDPLEGEVDISPLDVLQMLGRAGRPGYDDVGYGWVVCDRSDADKYRTLLREGKEIESRLAEDLDSHLNAEIALGTISGLDDVMDWLETTFYYVRAGTKPDAYDFEGIRDRVRDTLNSLVDRGFVETDERLGIEATTIGRLASKYYLRMETAERFADLADREAIDEDAVLRVVASAAEFDSASSRSSEADAVDRVLSDVETDLEGGNRKVLAILHGAVRGSVPSDLRSDAWIIKQNALRLLAALREFADAVAGPRAANLVRRVEARVEHGVKREAVGLTAIEGVGEGRAESLSAGGLTAPADVVAAGADRLTRAGLSEGVAERVLRQAEDLPNAVVEWGTVPDSIGVGENEVLEVTVRNVGGPARAGIRVTANGVEMTEKTLYLSDETTVPVGVFGAPGETELRYEVEVVYPELPLLPETDSRIVRVE; encoded by the coding sequence ATGAAAGTCGCAGACGCCGTCCCGAAGTTCGCCGACGCGTTCGGGTTCGAGGAGTTCAACCGCATGCAGCGGGAGGCGCTGCCGGCCATCCTCGAACGCGACGAGAACGTCGTCGCGGCCGCGCCCACCGCCTCCGGCAAGACCGCCCTCGCCGAGCTCGCGATCTGTGAGACGCTCGAGAACGACGGCACCGCCCTCTTCATCGCGCCCCTCCGTGCGCTCACCAACGAGAAGGAGGCCGAGTGGGACCGCTTCGAGGAGCTGGGCTACTCCGTGTACGTCGTCACCGGCGAGCGCGACCTCAACCCCCGCCGCGCCGAGCGCGCCGACATCCTCGTGATGACGCCCGAGAAGACCGACTCGGCGACGCGCAAACACGAGTCCGCCCGCTACGACTTCATCAACGACGTTGACTGCTGTGTCATCGACGAAGTCCACCTGCTCGACTCCGACAAGCGCGGCGCCGTCCTCGAAGTGACCGTCTCGCGCCTGCGCCGCATCTGCGACCCCCGCGTCGTCGCGCTGTCGGCGACGATGCCCAACGTCGGCGACGTGGCCGAGTGGCTCGACGCGCCGCCCGAGACGACCTTCGAGTTCGGCGACGAGTACCGCCCCGTCGACCTGGAGACCGGCGTGAAGACGTACACTCACGGCGACAACTCCTTCGCCGACAAGTACCGCCGCCTGTACCGGGCGCTCGACCTCGCCGAACCGCACATCCGCGAGGAGGGGCAGGCGCTCGTGTTCGTCTCCTCGCGCCAGGACACCGTGATGGCCGCCAAGAAGGCCCGCGACGAGGTCGGCGAGCGCGACCTCGAGATGGGCGCCCGCGGCGACTACGACTTCCACAACGCCGCCAAGGAGCTCGACAACGACACGCTGCGCCACTCGGTCGTCGACGGCGTCGCGTTCCACCACGCCGGCCTCTCGAAGAACGACAAGGACCGCGTCGAGCGGTGGTTCAAGGAGGGGAAGATCCAGCTGCTCTTCTCGACCTCGACGCTCGCGTGGGGCGTGAACCTCCCCGCCCGCTGTGTCGTCATCCGGGACACGAAGTATCACGACCCGCTGGAGGGCGAAGTCGACATCAGCCCGCTCGACGTGCTCCAGATGCTCGGGCGCGCCGGCCGGCCGGGGTACGACGACGTGGGGTACGGCTGGGTGGTCTGCGACCGCTCGGACGCCGACAAGTACCGGACACTGCTTCGCGAGGGCAAGGAGATCGAGTCGCGGCTCGCCGAGGATCTCGATTCGCACCTGAACGCCGAGATCGCGCTGGGGACGATCTCGGGGCTCGACGACGTGATGGACTGGCTGGAGACGACCTTCTACTACGTCAGGGCGGGGACGAAGCCCGACGCGTACGACTTCGAGGGGATCCGCGACCGCGTCCGCGACACGCTGAACTCGCTGGTCGACCGCGGGTTCGTCGAGACCGACGAGCGACTGGGGATCGAGGCGACCACGATCGGCCGGCTCGCCTCGAAGTACTACCTCCGCATGGAGACGGCCGAGCGGTTCGCCGATCTGGCCGACCGCGAGGCGATCGACGAGGACGCCGTCCTGCGGGTCGTCGCCTCGGCGGCCGAGTTCGACTCCGCCTCCTCGCGCTCCTCGGAGGCCGACGCCGTCGACCGCGTGCTCTCGGACGTGGAGACGGACCTGGAGGGCGGCAACCGGAAGGTGCTCGCGATCCTCCACGGCGCCGTCCGCGGCTCGGTCCCCTCGGACCTGCGCTCGGACGCGTGGATCATCAAGCAGAACGCGCTGCGCCTGCTCGCGGCGCTGCGGGAGTTCGCCGACGCCGTCGCGGGCCCCCGGGCCGCAAACCTCGTGCGCCGGGTCGAAGCCAGGGTCGAACACGGCGTCAAGCGCGAGGCCGTCGGCCTCACCGCCATCGAGGGCGTCGGCGAGGGGCGCGCGGAGTCGCTGTCGGCGGGGGGCCTCACCGCGCCCGCCGACGTGGTCGCCGCGGGCGCCGACCGGCTCACGCGCGCGGGGCTCTCGGAGGGCGTCGCCGAGCGCGTGCTCCGGCAGGCCGAGGACCTCCCGAACGCCGTCGTCGAGTGGGGAACGGTCCCCGACTCGATCGGCGTCGGCGAGAACGAGGTGCTCGAGGTGACCGTGCGCAACGTCGGCGGACCCGCCCGCGCCGGGATCCGCGTCACCGCCAACGGGGTCGAGATGACCGAGAAGACGCTGTACCTCAGCGACGAGACGACCGTCCCGGTGGGCGTGTTCGGCGCGCCCGGCGAGACGGAGCTGCGCTACGAGGTGGAGGTCGTCTACCCCGAGTTGCCGCTGTTGCCCGAGACGGACTCACGGATCGTCCGCGTCGAGTGA
- a CDS encoding SDR family NAD(P)-dependent oxidoreductase, whose translation MTTAVIAGVGPGLGESVARRFAAEGCEIGLLARSGDYLDELAAELPTDAVGVATDLCDSTDVAAAFDRVRDELGPVDVLVNNASAASWTGLRDTSLDAFDRAYEVGPRADFLCSQAAVRDMLDEERPADERGGTVIFTGATTSVRGREGAVGFSMAKFGSRGLAESMARELGPEGVHVAHVVIDGGILGPEVKTDTPEEYLDPDAIADNYWHLVQQDRSAWTLELDLRPHVENF comes from the coding sequence ATGACCACGGCAGTCATCGCGGGCGTCGGACCGGGACTCGGCGAGTCCGTCGCGCGCCGCTTCGCCGCCGAGGGATGTGAGATCGGGCTGCTCGCCCGCAGCGGCGACTACCTCGACGAGTTGGCGGCTGAACTCCCGACCGACGCGGTCGGCGTCGCGACGGACCTGTGTGACTCGACCGACGTCGCCGCCGCCTTCGACCGCGTCCGCGACGAGCTCGGGCCGGTTGACGTGCTCGTGAACAACGCCAGCGCCGCCTCGTGGACCGGGCTGCGGGACACCTCGCTGGACGCGTTCGACCGCGCGTACGAGGTCGGCCCGCGCGCGGACTTCCTGTGCTCGCAGGCGGCCGTCCGCGACATGCTCGACGAGGAGCGTCCGGCCGACGAGCGAGGCGGCACAGTCATCTTCACGGGCGCGACCACGTCCGTGCGCGGGCGCGAGGGCGCGGTCGGGTTCTCGATGGCGAAGTTCGGCTCCCGGGGGCTCGCGGAGTCGATGGCGCGGGAGCTCGGGCCCGAGGGCGTCCACGTCGCCCACGTCGTGATCGACGGCGGGATCCTCGGCCCCGAGGTGAAGACGGACACCCCCGAGGAGTACCTCGATCCGGACGCCATCGCCGACAACTACTGGCACCTCGTCCAGCAGGACCGCAGCGCGTGGACGCTGGAACTCGATCTGCGACCGCACGTGGAGAACTTCTAA
- a CDS encoding valine--tRNA ligase: MPSGDYDPETTEPEWQRRWVDQETYAYDEEAATDPNTVFSIDSPPPTVSGDLHMGHLYGFTLQDFVARFERMNGETTFFPFGYDDNGIASERLTEDELGIRHQDFERREFQRKCREVCAKYEEQFTENIQGLGVSVDWNHTYQTIEPRTQRISQLSFVDLYEQGREYREKAPAIWCPECETAISQVETEDDEQDSHFHDIAFGVAGSDEEFTISTTRPELLPACVAVFVHPDDDENRHLVGESAEIPLFGHEVPILADEGVDMETGSGIVMCCTFGDQNDIEWYQIHDLDLRVAIDESGHMTEVAGEYEGLHSAEAGEAIVEDLDDAGALLDRRPITHTVNVHERCGTSVEFLVTEQWYIELLDKTDEYLEAGREMEWFPEKMFTRYEHWVEGLQWDWLISRQRSSGIPFPVWYCADCDEEIIAEKADLPVDPLSDDPPVDACPACGHDEFEPEDDVLDTWATSSLTPLINAGWDWDEEAGEFTMERPELYQFDMRPQGHDIISFWLFHTVVKCYEHTGEVPFDETLINGMVLDENREAMSKSKGNVVLPKEVLAEYPVDAARFWAAGSAIGDDLPYNEKGLRAGEKLLQKLWNASKLVESLVGDAREERPDLDRDDLRELDRWLLAELDDLTGTLTEQLETREFSKARDGLRGFFWHTFCDDYLEVAKTRVREAEDDDPAARYTLSVAHERFLKLFAPMLAHVAEELWQDMYAEERAGDDFDSVHLREWPEPLGVEADHDAGVAAMSVVGALRRYKSERGLPLNAELDRVEVYGEGDLAAFADDVRGVMNVAELDVLDEEPEVESVVTGIDLDYAQVGPQFGETVGDIEAALASGEYEIADGELHVAGETLGADLFEVERERRYSGEGELLQPEDAVVIVHDTE, encoded by the coding sequence ATGCCCAGTGGGGACTACGACCCGGAGACCACAGAGCCCGAGTGGCAGCGGCGCTGGGTCGACCAGGAGACGTACGCGTACGACGAGGAGGCCGCGACCGATCCGAACACCGTCTTCTCCATCGACTCCCCGCCGCCGACGGTATCCGGCGACCTCCACATGGGCCACCTGTACGGGTTCACCCTGCAGGACTTCGTCGCCCGCTTCGAGCGCATGAACGGGGAGACGACGTTCTTCCCGTTCGGCTACGACGACAACGGCATCGCCTCCGAGCGGCTCACCGAGGACGAGCTCGGCATCCGTCATCAGGACTTCGAGCGCCGGGAGTTCCAGCGCAAGTGCCGCGAGGTGTGCGCGAAATACGAGGAGCAGTTCACCGAGAACATCCAGGGGCTGGGCGTCTCGGTCGACTGGAACCACACCTACCAGACGATCGAGCCGCGCACCCAGCGCATCTCCCAGCTCTCCTTCGTCGACCTGTACGAACAGGGCCGCGAGTACCGCGAGAAGGCGCCCGCGATCTGGTGTCCCGAGTGCGAGACGGCCATCTCGCAGGTCGAAACCGAGGACGACGAGCAGGACAGCCACTTCCACGATATCGCCTTCGGTGTCGCCGGAAGCGACGAGGAGTTCACCATCTCGACGACGCGTCCCGAACTCCTCCCGGCGTGTGTCGCCGTCTTCGTTCACCCGGACGACGACGAGAACCGGCACCTCGTCGGCGAGTCCGCGGAGATCCCGCTGTTCGGCCACGAGGTCCCGATCCTCGCCGACGAGGGCGTCGACATGGAGACCGGTTCGGGGATCGTCATGTGCTGTACGTTCGGCGACCAGAACGACATCGAGTGGTACCAGATCCATGACCTGGATCTGCGCGTCGCCATCGACGAGTCGGGCCACATGACCGAGGTCGCCGGCGAGTACGAGGGGCTACACTCCGCCGAGGCCGGCGAGGCCATCGTCGAGGACCTCGACGACGCCGGCGCCCTGCTCGACCGCCGCCCGATCACCCACACCGTCAACGTCCACGAGCGCTGCGGCACCAGCGTCGAGTTCCTCGTCACCGAGCAGTGGTACATCGAACTGCTCGACAAGACCGACGAGTACCTGGAGGCCGGCCGCGAGATGGAGTGGTTCCCGGAGAAGATGTTCACCCGGTACGAACACTGGGTCGAGGGCCTCCAGTGGGACTGGCTCATCTCCCGGCAGCGCTCCTCGGGCATCCCGTTCCCGGTCTGGTACTGCGCCGACTGCGACGAGGAGATCATCGCCGAGAAGGCCGACCTCCCGGTCGACCCCCTCTCGGACGACCCGCCCGTCGACGCCTGCCCGGCCTGCGGGCACGACGAGTTCGAGCCCGAGGACGACGTGCTCGACACGTGGGCCACCTCCAGCCTGACGCCGCTGATCAACGCCGGCTGGGACTGGGACGAGGAGGCCGGGGAGTTCACCATGGAGCGCCCGGAACTGTACCAGTTCGACATGCGCCCCCAGGGCCACGACATCATCAGCTTCTGGCTGTTCCACACCGTCGTCAAGTGCTACGAGCACACGGGCGAGGTGCCGTTCGACGAGACGCTCATCAACGGGATGGTGCTCGACGAGAACCGCGAGGCCATGTCCAAATCGAAGGGGAACGTCGTCCTCCCCAAGGAAGTGCTCGCTGAGTACCCCGTCGACGCCGCGCGCTTCTGGGCCGCCGGCTCCGCCATCGGCGACGACCTCCCGTACAACGAGAAGGGGCTCCGGGCCGGCGAGAAGCTGCTCCAGAAGCTGTGGAACGCCTCGAAGCTCGTCGAATCGCTCGTCGGCGACGCGCGCGAGGAGCGTCCCGACCTCGACCGCGATGACCTGCGGGAACTCGACCGCTGGCTGCTCGCGGAACTAGACGACCTGACGGGGACGCTCACCGAGCAACTCGAAACCCGCGAGTTCTCGAAGGCCCGAGACGGGCTTCGCGGGTTCTTCTGGCACACCTTCTGTGACGACTACCTCGAAGTCGCGAAGACACGGGTTCGGGAGGCCGAGGACGACGACCCCGCCGCGCGGTACACGCTGTCGGTCGCCCACGAGCGCTTCCTGAAGCTGTTCGCGCCCATGCTCGCGCACGTCGCCGAGGAGCTGTGGCAGGACATGTACGCCGAGGAGCGCGCGGGCGACGACTTCGACTCGGTCCACCTGCGCGAGTGGCCCGAGCCGCTCGGCGTCGAGGCGGACCACGACGCCGGCGTCGCCGCGATGTCCGTCGTCGGCGCGCTCCGTCGCTACAAGAGCGAGCGCGGGCTCCCGCTCAACGCCGAGCTTGACCGCGTCGAGGTGTACGGCGAGGGCGACCTCGCGGCGTTCGCCGACGACGTGCGCGGCGTCATGAACGTCGCGGAGCTCGACGTGCTCGACGAGGAGCCGGAGGTCGAGTCCGTCGTCACGGGTATCGACCTCGACTACGCGCAGGTCGGCCCGCAGTTCGGGGAGACGGTGGGCGACATCGAGGCCGCCCTCGCGAGCGGGGAGTACGAGATCGCGGACGGCGAACTCCACGTCGCCGGCGAGACGCTCGGCGCGGACCTGTTCGAGGTCGAGCGCGAGCGACGGTACTCCGGCGAGGGCGAACTGCTCCAGCCGGAGGACGCGGTCGTCATCGTCCACGACACCGAGTAG
- a CDS encoding quinone-dependent dihydroorotate dehydrogenase, with product MRAYDLAKPALYALPAETAHETTQRLLRAVQGTPIQSFLRDRYAVSDERLETEAFGVEFPTPVGVAAGFDKNARVPRALASLGFGHVEVGGVTAERQPGNPKPRMFRLREDEAIVNRMGFNNDGADVVGDRLDREPAPDVPLGVNVGKSKSTPLSEAADDYLYTFERVGDHADYVAVNVSSPNTPGLRSLQNRESLERILGTLSDAGADPLLVKFSPDLPEPAVEEALGVVDDLDLDGVIATNTTTERPESLRSPQRAERGGLSGKPIEERATGMVRFIAERTDVPVIGVGGVSDAAGAYAKIRNGASLVQLYTGLVYEGPSVARDINEGLLDLLERDGFDSVADAVGADL from the coding sequence ATGAGGGCCTACGACCTGGCGAAGCCGGCGCTGTACGCACTTCCCGCCGAAACCGCCCACGAGACCACCCAACGACTGTTGCGCGCCGTACAGGGAACGCCGATCCAGTCGTTCCTCCGCGATCGGTACGCCGTCAGCGACGAGCGACTGGAGACGGAGGCGTTCGGCGTCGAGTTCCCGACGCCCGTCGGCGTCGCCGCCGGCTTCGACAAGAACGCCCGTGTCCCGCGTGCGCTCGCGTCCCTCGGCTTCGGGCACGTCGAGGTCGGCGGCGTCACCGCCGAACGCCAGCCCGGGAACCCGAAACCGCGGATGTTCCGCCTGCGCGAGGACGAGGCCATCGTCAACCGCATGGGGTTCAACAACGACGGCGCCGACGTCGTCGGCGACCGCCTCGACCGCGAACCCGCCCCCGACGTGCCGCTCGGCGTCAACGTCGGCAAGTCGAAGTCGACGCCGCTCTCGGAGGCGGCCGACGACTACCTGTACACGTTCGAGCGCGTCGGCGACCACGCCGACTACGTCGCCGTCAACGTCTCCTCCCCGAACACGCCCGGCCTGCGATCGCTGCAGAACCGCGAGTCGCTGGAACGGATCCTCGGGACCCTCTCGGACGCCGGCGCCGATCCGCTGCTCGTGAAGTTCTCCCCGGACCTCCCCGAGCCCGCCGTCGAGGAGGCGCTCGGGGTCGTCGACGACCTCGACCTCGACGGCGTCATCGCGACGAACACCACCACCGAGCGGCCCGAGAGCCTCCGGAGCCCCCAACGGGCCGAACGGGGCGGCCTCTCGGGCAAGCCGATCGAGGAGCGCGCGACGGGCATGGTTCGGTTCATCGCCGAGCGCACCGACGTGCCGGTGATCGGCGTCGGCGGCGTCTCGGATGCCGCGGGCGCGTATGCGAAGATCAGAAACGGCGCGAGCCTCGTCCAGTTGTACACCGGCCTCGTCTACGAGGGGCCGAGCGTCGCCCGCGACATCAACGAGGGACTGCTGGATCTGCTGGAACGCGACGGCTTCGACTCCGTCGCCGACGCGGTCGGCGCCGACCTGTAG
- a CDS encoding non-histone chromosomal MC1 family protein, with protein MVREDGKRNFALREGDGTEESVFSGNTPRQAALKAARRLEPASSEDAADRVELRLREKGTDKVHIYEGWSWRESAPDNKPDWMPDEITEANVAKKGIEHLES; from the coding sequence ATGGTACGTGAGGACGGTAAGCGGAACTTCGCGCTACGCGAGGGCGACGGCACCGAGGAGAGCGTCTTCTCCGGCAACACGCCGCGACAGGCGGCCCTGAAAGCCGCTCGCCGGCTCGAGCCGGCCAGCTCCGAGGACGCCGCCGACCGCGTCGAACTCCGGCTCCGGGAGAAGGGGACGGACAAGGTCCATATCTACGAGGGGTGGTCCTGGCGGGAGTCCGCGCCGGACAACAAACCCGACTGGATGCCCGATGAGATCACCGAGGCCAACGTGGCGAAGAAGGGCATCGAGCACCTCGAGAGCTGA